One window of the Tetragenococcus koreensis genome contains the following:
- a CDS encoding GtrA family protein, whose protein sequence is MQLFRHLKNWLERKRLWEFVAYLFFGQLATVVNIIVHFLCMGVFHAHYMTATIISWFLANVFAFVTNKLWVFHAKSASRWAYWKQFLRFMFFRLFALGIDMSSMYLLREWVQLGNGLAKVLTQILVGVANYFFSKFLVFRKLP, encoded by the coding sequence ATGCAACTTTTTCGTCATCTTAAAAACTGGTTGGAACGTAAGAGATTATGGGAATTTGTCGCTTATCTCTTTTTTGGGCAATTAGCGACGGTTGTTAATATTATCGTTCATTTTCTGTGTATGGGGGTTTTTCATGCGCATTATATGACAGCGACAATTATTTCCTGGTTTTTAGCCAATGTATTTGCTTTTGTAACCAATAAGCTATGGGTTTTTCACGCGAAGTCTGCTAGTCGATGGGCTTATTGGAAGCAATTTCTACGTTTTATGTTTTTTCGTTTGTTTGCTCTAGGAATTGATATGAGCAGCATGTATTTATTGAGAGAATGGGTGCAACTTGGTAATGGTTTAGCAAAAGTCCTTACGCAAATTTTAGTTGGTGTGGCCAATTATTTTTTCAGCAAATTTTTGGTTTTTCGAAAATTACCTTAA
- a CDS encoding superoxide dismutase — MAYTLPDLPYAYDALEPYFDEETMHLHHDKHHNTYVTNLNAAIEKHPEVGNKSVEDLVADLANVPDDVYTAVRNNGGGHANHAFFWKILSPDGGGEPTGALKAAIDKEFGSFDAFKDEFKTAATGRFGSGWAWLVLDNGKLKITSTPNQDSPLTDGQTPVVGLDVWEHAYYLKYKNVRPDYIAAFWNIVNWEQANKNYEAAK; from the coding sequence ATGGCTTACACTTTACCAGATTTACCTTATGCGTATGACGCTTTAGAACCTTATTTTGACGAAGAGACAATGCACTTGCATCACGATAAACATCATAATACTTACGTGACAAATTTAAATGCTGCGATTGAAAAACATCCTGAAGTAGGAAATAAGTCAGTAGAAGATTTAGTTGCTGATTTGGCTAATGTACCCGACGATGTTTATACGGCTGTTCGAAACAATGGTGGTGGACACGCTAACCATGCTTTCTTCTGGAAAATTCTATCACCTGATGGTGGGGGCGAACCAACGGGTGCGTTAAAAGCTGCGATTGATAAAGAATTTGGCAGTTTCGATGCATTTAAAGATGAATTTAAGACAGCTGCAACTGGACGCTTTGGTTCTGGCTGGGCTTGGTTAGTGTTGGATAATGGCAAATTAAAAATTACTTCTACGCCGAATCAAGACTCTCCATTAACAGATGGACAAACACCGGTCGTTGGCTTAGATGTGTGGGAACATGCTTACTATTTGAAATACAAAAATGTAAGACCTGACTATATTGCCGCTTTTTGGAATATTGTTAACTGGGAACAAGCAAATAAAAATTATGAAGCAGCGAAGTAA